From one Thermodesulfovibrionia bacterium genomic stretch:
- a CDS encoding polysaccharide biosynthesis/export family protein produces the protein MTKTDITSKIIIIILFFFSFTACLTVPLMASETELKEQPSDVAEEYSALYKAVPDDVLTIKVYENPDLSGAFTISQDGNIVFPLLGLIKVSGLSAGEIERLLTEMLGKDYLYDPIVSVTATIKSQLVYVVGEVKKPGTFPYKSGMTVLKAITLADGATLKASTRNTVIKRIINNKEVKINVDMSDTLQPDDIVEVPLSFW, from the coding sequence ATGACTAAAACCGATATCACATCAAAGATAATAATTATTATTCTTTTTTTCTTTTCTTTCACGGCATGCCTGACAGTTCCACTCATGGCTTCTGAAACAGAATTAAAGGAACAACCCTCAGATGTTGCGGAAGAATACAGCGCCTTATACAAGGCAGTTCCTGATGATGTTCTTACAATAAAAGTTTATGAAAATCCAGATCTTTCCGGAGCATTCACTATTTCTCAGGACGGCAATATTGTCTTCCCCCTGCTTGGCCTGATCAAGGTTTCAGGTTTGAGCGCAGGAGAGATAGAAAGGCTTCTAACTGAGATGCTGGGAAAAGATTACCTTTATGACCCGATCGTCAGTGTGACGGCAACCATTAAAAGTCAATTAGTCTATGTAGTAGGCGAAGTTAAAAAACCAGGGACCTTCCCTTATAAATCAGGCATGACGGTACTTAAAGCCATTACACTCGCTGATGGGGCAACACTGAAGGCTTCAACAAGGAACACCGTCATAAAGAGGATCATTAATAATAAAGAAGTGAAAATAAATGTAGATATGAGTGACACGCTTCAGCCTGATGACATTGTTGAGGTGCCTCTGAGCTTTTGGTAG